The genomic window TGCCTGTTTCGAGGGTTACTCGGGGAGGAAAGGTTAAGCTACCTATGATCCAAGAGAGTTAGTATACAGGCAAGATTTAAATAATTTATACTATTTTTAGTATATTACAAGTTTATAATAGACTATTTAGTTACTTATTACTTCTTATTAAACAATCTTATTCTTATTAGGCGTTTAAAAATGAAATTACCAGAATTATTAGCTCCTGTGGGGTCTATGGAACATTTAAAATTAGCTATTTTTTCAGGAGCTAGCTCTGTATATTTATCTTATAAAAAATTTGGGGCTCGAAAATTTGCAAAAAATTTTTCATTATCTCAAATAAAGGAAGCTGTTGATTTTGCTCATCTTTACAATGTTAAAGTTTATTTAACTGTCAACATTTTAATAAAAGACTCTGAACTTTATGATGTAGCTAAATTTATCCTTGAACTGTATAAAATGGGTGTTGACGGGATATTAATTCAAGATATCGGGCTTTTAAAAATTATAAAAGAAATAACTCCTAAATTGAATATTCATGCTTCTACACAGATGAATATTCAAAACATTGAAGGTATCCAATGGGCTAAAAATCAGGGAATAAGTCGAATTGTTCTTCCAAGGGAACTCACATACTTAGAAGTTAAAGAAATGGTTGATTTTGCCCATTCAATTGGAATTGAAACTGAAATTTTTACTCATGGAGCTTTATGTTATTCTTATTCTGGACGATGTTTGTTTTCATCTCTTATTGGTGGTAGAAGTGGTAATAGGGGAACTTGTGCTCAACCTTGTCGTCAAAAATATCAATTAGCTACTGAAGATAATAATGGAAATAAAATACTTATTCCTAATTATAAAAATGAAGATTTTTTGCTTTCTCCAAAAGATCTTTCGTTATTTGAAGATCTTTATAAATTAGCTGAATTAGGGATAGATAGTATAAAAATTGAAGGTAGGATGAGAAATGAAGAATATATTGCAACAGTTGTAAATCAATATAGGAAATCTTTAAATAAATTGAAAGGTCAATTAAAATCTCCTAAAAACAGTAAAATCATTAATAGAAACAAGAATAATTCTAAAAATAAGAAAAATCATTATAATAATTATAATAATCCTAATAATAATAATAATAATAATAATAATTTTAAGTATGTTAATTATAATAAAAATAATTATAATTATTATAATGAAGATTTAAAACTTGTTTACAATAGAGGATTCACTTCAGGTCATTTTTTAACTAGAAATACTGATAATATTATGAGTAGAAAAAAACCTGGTCATGTTGGTCTTTTCATTGGTGAAATTGATAATTTTGTTAATGAAACAAATGAAATTAAAATTCTATTAGATTCACACCTTAAAACTATTCCTGAAAAGGGTGATGGTCTTTTAATAGAATCTACTAATGATAGCTATGGATTTGAAATTTCTAATGATATAATTTTTAATAAAATCAATTTTGATAATAATAAAAATCATAATAAAGATTATAATAATAAGGATTATAATAGTAAGGATTATAAAAAGAAAAATCGTAAAGAGAGAAATCTTAAAGAGAGACATAATAATAAAAACTATAAGAAAAATGATAAAAACATTATTTCAATTAAATTAGTAAGAGAAAATAAAAAAATTAATATAGATATAAATAAGGGAGATAAAGTCTTTTTAACTAAAAGAAGAAAAATAAGTGGATCTGTAAAATCTATATTAAATAATGCTGACAATCAAAGTTTTAGAAAATCAGTTATCTCACTTGAATTTTCAATCAATTCTTCAAAAGATAAAAATATTGATAAAATTCCTACTTTAAAAGCTGTTATTAAATTAGCTAATGGGAAAATCTTAACATTCTCTCAAAAAGGTAAAAAGCAATGGGAAATTGCTAAAAATAAACCTATATCTTCAAAACAAATTAGGAATCAACTTCTTAAAACTGATAATCTTCCGATATATATTGAAGATATTAAAGTAAATTATTCTGGAAATTTATTTGCACCTTTAAGTCAAATTAATGAATTCAGAAGAAATTTTTTTAATAATTTAAAAAATATCATAATTGAAAGTTATAAACCTACAGATAGGGATATTAATCCAGATATTGGAAGTATTATTAATAATAAATTTCATAATGGCAATACTAATAATAATGATAATAATAATCAACAGCATCATTGTGTATATAATGATACTAAAAATCAATCTAAAACTGGATTTTCATTATCATTATATGTAAATGATTTAGAATTGCTAAAAAATATTAATAGTCGTGATTTGGATAAAATAATTGATATTGAAGATATTAAATATAATGGAAATATCAATAATAATATCAATAATAATAATAATAATAATAATAATTTTCAGTTATCTAGGGTTTATTTAGAAGTTCCTTTAAACAATATTAATAATATAAATAATATTAATAATTTTGGAGGAATAAAATCAATAGATATTAGCTATTATGTAAATTTCTTAAAAGAGGCAATATCTATATCTAAAAATAAAGATTATGAATTAGTATGGAAATGGCCAGATATTGTCCATAAAGATGCAAAAGAAAATTTAATCAAGATAATTGCAATATTAAAAAAATTTGATTTGAAAATTAGTATAATGACTGGACTTTTAGGATTAAATAAATATTTAAAAGATAATTATGAGGTTAATGTTTATGGGTCTTATCCATTAAATGTTTTTAATTCAGAAACTGTTTTTAATTTAAAAAATTTTGATTTGTTAACACTATCTCCTGAATTATCAAAAGAAAATTTGAAATACTTCATGTCAAATTATTTTAATAAAATTAATAGTATTGATAAAGCAGAACAATATGAATTTCCTATACTAGAAGTTTTAATTAAAGGAAATGTGGAATCTTTAGTAACTAGAAAGCCAATCATCTCAAAAAAACATAAAAAAATTCTAAATAAATTTATCAATAAAAATAACATTGCTGATGATTCTGATATTTATCTATATGATTTTAGAGATAATTATTATCCTATAAAGTCTGTTGAAGGGGGAAATTTGATTCTTAATTCTGATGAAATCAATTTAAAGGATGACATTCCTTATTTAACATCATTAAATATTGTTAATTTTGCAATTGACCTTCGATGGAAATTTAAAAACCATAATTTTGATGATATCTAACTTTAAAATATTATTAGAAAATAATCATTTAAAAAATATTTATCAGTAAATGTTAATTTAAAATATTTTATCTAGTTATAATTAGATGCTAATAGCTGATAATAATATTAATAGAGTTTCAAAATATTACTTTTCATTAGCTCTAGGTTAAAGTTCATTATATATATTTACCAAGGAATAACATGGTTGTATAATCATTTTCCCATGACTTCAAAATTAGCAAAAGTATTGAATTTAATAGATTAATAGATTATTAGATTAGTAGATTAATAGATAAATGGTTATATGTGAAATGAATCTATAAGGAGTTAAAAGATGGATTTACATGATGTTAGTGGAATAGGGGATAAACTATCTGAAAAGATACTTAAGGCTGTTGGTGGAAAAGAAGAATTGGAACGAATTGTTGATGATCTTGATTTAGAAAGTTTAATAGCTATTGATGGAATAAGTCAAAGAAAAGCTATTGAAATTATGAATCAACTTTTAGGAAATACTAAACAAGATTTTATTAAAAGTGAACGTGCTCAACAATTATATGAAGAGATTATTCAAAAGATTGTAGATTACTCTAACACAAAGTATGCTGAAAATAGAATACTCCTCCTTGCTCCTTCTAAAGATAAAAATTCTATTGAAAAACAAGTTAATTTTGTTATGGAAGCTAAAAATAAGGTTTCTAAATTGCCTATAATTAAACTACGTGGGTTAATGAAAAATTTACATTTACCATTAAAAAATAAACCTGAATATGACCCTAGTAAAGCTATTCTTGTTGAAAGTGATGAAGATAACGATTATTTGATGGAATTAGGGCTGAACCAATATTATCCTATAATCAATGCATCATCAGCTATGTTTGAAGAAGAAGTTCGTAGCTATGAGCTAATTTATTATGTATATACTGAAGGATTTATTGATGTTAGTGAAATGAATAATTCCATAATGATTAACAAAGATGCTCCTGAACATGAAATTGTTCCTGAAATTATATTAGATTATTTTAATAAGAACGCAGATTTGTTTAAAAGGGTAGCTGAAATTAGAAAAATTCTAAATAAAGATACTATCTTAGATGATATCACTCCTATTCTTGATGAGGTTAATTCTCTTAAAAAACGAAATGTTGATATTGAAAAAGTTGTTAATAATGTTAAATCATCTTTAGATGAAGAGATTAAGGTTGCTATTAAAGAAATTGATTTAGAAGGGGATGAAGTTCTTGATCTTTTAAACAATGCAATGCCTCCTAAAATTGAGAAAATCTTTGATGAAATTATTACTAAAGGTAAGGCAACTATTAAGGAAGAGGCAGGTGTAGACTTTGATCCTTTTTTAAGACAATATCCTCTTGAAATCGATGAAACTGAACTTGAAAGAATTAAATTAATGGAGAGCTCACAAAAAGAGAATGATTTATTTGATAAAAAGATTACTGCATCTAACTATTTAGATAGTATAAAATTAAAAGCTATTGAAGAAGTTCAGGAAACTCTTGAGTTTGATTATGAATTTACTTTAGGTAGTTTTGCATATGAATATGACTTGATAGCTCCAAAAATTGGGGATAATTTTAAACTTAAAGGTGCTCTTCATCTAGAACTTGGTCTTGAAAAAGGAGATGATATTCAAAGAGTCGATTATGATTTAACTTATCCTGATAATGTTGCTCTTCTAACTGGTGCTAATAGTGGTGGAAAAACAACACTTTTAGAAACTATATCCCAAATTTCAATCATGGCTCAAATGGGGCTTCCAGTTTGTACAAGAGAAGCTGAAGTTAAGTTACTCGATGAAATATATCATTTTTCCAAAAAGAGATCTCTTGATGCTGGAGCATTTGAATCTTTTTTAAATGTTTTTATGCCGATTGTCACAACAGACACTGAAAAATTAGTATTATTAGATGAACTTGAAGGCATAACAGAGCTTGATGCAGCTGTTAAGATTATTTCTAGTTTCATTGAAATGATTAAAGAGTCTAATTCATATGCGATTATAGTAACTCACATGGCTAAAGAGTTAATGGCTTATGCAGATGTTAGGGTT from Methanobrevibacter sp. TMH8 includes these protein-coding regions:
- a CDS encoding U32 family peptidase, whose product is MKLPELLAPVGSMEHLKLAIFSGASSVYLSYKKFGARKFAKNFSLSQIKEAVDFAHLYNVKVYLTVNILIKDSELYDVAKFILELYKMGVDGILIQDIGLLKIIKEITPKLNIHASTQMNIQNIEGIQWAKNQGISRIVLPRELTYLEVKEMVDFAHSIGIETEIFTHGALCYSYSGRCLFSSLIGGRSGNRGTCAQPCRQKYQLATEDNNGNKILIPNYKNEDFLLSPKDLSLFEDLYKLAELGIDSIKIEGRMRNEEYIATVVNQYRKSLNKLKGQLKSPKNSKIINRNKNNSKNKKNHYNNYNNPNNNNNNNNNFKYVNYNKNNYNYYNEDLKLVYNRGFTSGHFLTRNTDNIMSRKKPGHVGLFIGEIDNFVNETNEIKILLDSHLKTIPEKGDGLLIESTNDSYGFEISNDIIFNKINFDNNKNHNKDYNNKDYNSKDYKKKNRKERNLKERHNNKNYKKNDKNIISIKLVRENKKINIDINKGDKVFLTKRRKISGSVKSILNNADNQSFRKSVISLEFSINSSKDKNIDKIPTLKAVIKLANGKILTFSQKGKKQWEIAKNKPISSKQIRNQLLKTDNLPIYIEDIKVNYSGNLFAPLSQINEFRRNFFNNLKNIIIESYKPTDRDINPDIGSIINNKFHNGNTNNNDNNNQQHHCVYNDTKNQSKTGFSLSLYVNDLELLKNINSRDLDKIIDIEDIKYNGNINNNINNNNNNNNNFQLSRVYLEVPLNNINNINNINNFGGIKSIDISYYVNFLKEAISISKNKDYELVWKWPDIVHKDAKENLIKIIAILKKFDLKISIMTGLLGLNKYLKDNYEVNVYGSYPLNVFNSETVFNLKNFDLLTLSPELSKENLKYFMSNYFNKINSIDKAEQYEFPILEVLIKGNVESLVTRKPIISKKHKKILNKFINKNNIADDSDIYLYDFRDNYYPIKSVEGGNLILNSDEINLKDDIPYLTSLNIVNFAIDLRWKFKNHNFDDI
- a CDS encoding endonuclease MutS2, whose translation is MDLHDVSGIGDKLSEKILKAVGGKEELERIVDDLDLESLIAIDGISQRKAIEIMNQLLGNTKQDFIKSERAQQLYEEIIQKIVDYSNTKYAENRILLLAPSKDKNSIEKQVNFVMEAKNKVSKLPIIKLRGLMKNLHLPLKNKPEYDPSKAILVESDEDNDYLMELGLNQYYPIINASSAMFEEEVRSYELIYYVYTEGFIDVSEMNNSIMINKDAPEHEIVPEIILDYFNKNADLFKRVAEIRKILNKDTILDDITPILDEVNSLKKRNVDIEKVVNNVKSSLDEEIKVAIKEIDLEGDEVLDLLNNAMPPKIEKIFDEIITKGKATIKEEAGVDFDPFLRQYPLEIDETELERIKLMESSQKENDLFDKKITASNYLDSIKLKAIEEVQETLEFDYEFTLGSFAYEYDLIAPKIGDNFKLKGALHLELGLEKGDDIQRVDYDLTYPDNVALLTGANSGGKTTLLETISQISIMAQMGLPVCTREAEVKLLDEIYHFSKKRSLDAGAFESFLNVFMPIVTTDTEKLVLLDELEGITELDAAVKIISSFIEMIKESNSYAIIVTHMAKELMAYADVRVDGIEAKGLDKNYNLIVDRTPKMNCLARSTPEFILKRIYENSEGRLKEVYGEILKKFE